One genomic window of Candidatus Hydrogenedentota bacterium includes the following:
- a CDS encoding corrinoid protein, whose product MSEIIERIAQCIERGKVNAASPYPPDLKGQDGADELTAAALQMGIPPSDVLGQGLVIGMNAIGRKFSENKVFVPDLLMASKAMQAAMKHLKPYFESGQAQHRGTFIVGTVQGDLHDIGKNLVSMVMEGGGWEVIDLGVDVNADKFLNALKDHPKAVVGLSALLTTTMVNMEKTVAAIRQQSPDTVVIVGGAPLTSEFAKKIGANAYFPDPQGALDYLTGVAA is encoded by the coding sequence ATGTCTGAAATCATCGAACGAATTGCGCAATGCATTGAACGGGGGAAGGTCAACGCCGCGTCGCCGTATCCGCCGGATCTCAAAGGTCAAGACGGTGCGGACGAACTAACGGCCGCCGCGCTTCAGATGGGGATTCCCCCGAGTGATGTGTTGGGCCAGGGATTGGTTATCGGCATGAACGCCATCGGTCGCAAGTTTAGTGAGAACAAGGTGTTTGTTCCGGATTTGCTGATGGCATCCAAGGCGATGCAGGCGGCCATGAAGCACTTGAAGCCTTATTTTGAATCGGGGCAAGCGCAGCATCGCGGTACGTTCATAGTCGGTACAGTTCAGGGCGACTTGCACGATATCGGCAAGAACCTTGTCAGCATGGTCATGGAAGGCGGCGGCTGGGAAGTCATTGACCTCGGGGTCGACGTCAATGCCGACAAGTTCTTGAATGCGCTGAAGGACCATCCGAAAGCGGTAGTGGGCCTGAGCGCGTTGCTCACGACGACGATGGTTAATATGGAGAAGACGGTTGCCGCGATTCGGCAGCAGAGCCCGGATACGGTCGTCATCGTCGGCGGTGCTCCGCTTACGTCGGAATTTGCGAAGAAGATTGGCGCGAACGCCTATTTCCCCGATCCGCAGGGCGCACTCGATTATCTGACCGGCGTGGCTGCGTAG
- a CDS encoding homocysteine S-methyltransferase family protein, with translation MKTLREEIASGKVLVSDGGWGSFLVAAGLQPGECPELWNVSHPDVVRDIAKQYADAGADMVMTNSFGGTRIKLEAYGLADRVAELNEAAARLSREVAGDSVHVLASVGPTGKFLMMGDVTEDELYAQYSEQAIALERGGADACSVETMSALDEAGIAVRAVRENTKLEVVASFTFTTQTDTGYRTMMGVGAADMAAAMLEAGAHILGINCTLGPREMVSVARELRAAAPQTPILVHPNAGSPIRGDDGSVSYPETPESMAACVPDLINAGVNIIGGCCGTGPAHIRAIAQAVAAARGA, from the coding sequence ATGAAGACATTGCGCGAAGAGATTGCCTCCGGGAAAGTACTGGTATCCGATGGCGGATGGGGAAGCTTTCTCGTGGCTGCCGGTCTGCAACCAGGGGAATGTCCCGAGTTGTGGAACGTCTCGCATCCCGATGTGGTGCGTGACATTGCGAAGCAATATGCCGATGCCGGCGCCGACATGGTGATGACCAACAGTTTTGGCGGGACACGAATAAAGCTGGAAGCCTACGGGCTTGCCGATCGTGTCGCTGAATTGAACGAGGCGGCCGCCCGGTTGTCGCGCGAGGTTGCGGGCGACTCTGTGCACGTATTGGCATCAGTCGGGCCTACCGGGAAGTTCTTGATGATGGGCGATGTGACCGAGGACGAGCTCTACGCGCAATACAGCGAGCAGGCCATCGCGCTGGAACGCGGCGGCGCCGATGCATGTAGTGTCGAAACGATGTCCGCGTTGGATGAAGCGGGCATCGCGGTGCGCGCGGTGCGCGAGAATACCAAACTCGAGGTAGTGGCATCGTTCACGTTCACCACGCAAACCGATACCGGGTATCGAACCATGATGGGTGTGGGCGCGGCGGACATGGCAGCCGCCATGCTCGAAGCAGGCGCTCACATTCTTGGCATCAATTGTACGTTGGGACCGCGCGAGATGGTCAGCGTGGCGCGCGAGCTTCGCGCTGCGGCGCCTCAGACGCCCATTCTCGTTCATCCCAACGCGGGCAGTCCTATTCGCGGCGACGACGGTTCGGTGTCTTATCCAGAGACGCCGGAGTCGATGGCCGCGTGCGTACCGGATTTGATAAATGCTGGGGTCAACATCATAGGGGGGTGTTGCGGCACGGGCCCGGCTCATATTCGCGCTATTGCGCAAGCGGTGGCAGCGGCTAGAGGCGCTTAG
- a CDS encoding right-handed parallel beta-helix repeat-containing protein has protein sequence MLRIVARYCWVPVACIGFAVILHATGCASAPHGKNLKEGSHSLFVAPGGNDAISGERRAPFATLHAALDSTRKLGTERPRRIMLLPGEYFLDAPLTLNAADSGLTIEASKRGDVTLYGGKPIAGWERDGDRFWSAKVSDAQRDARMLVVNGRFCKRARLPESGYFEHLTVFDVPWMSTTGGGWKRKPTHEELTTLTYNPADLGEWLDVRSAELTVYHMWDESVVGVAANDAQAHTLTFSNEAGHPAGAFGVKKYVVWNVREGMTQPGQWYLDRAAGRVVYWPLPGEDMESAAAILPTMESIVVLDSKNGPVKNVTLRGLRLSVTNTPLKAGGFGASAFAGAIQVGKSENCRIEDVGIANVNGQGIQTWGSDGLLIARCHVHDTGAGGIRAGGGVEVSDCHIHHVGRTYPSGIALSGNEAEGKSVRFLHNLIHDTTYSGIVCGGDNHVIEGNHIHHVMQELHDGAGIYVGFGKGMRLAGNWIHDIESEGGYGASAYYLDEQAENCVVEGNLSTDCAWPSHNHMAKNNTIRNNVFICSGDAKLTFPRSSGFTFERNVVVVKGRLTVTNPNAIVSMPNNVFYSEKGKVEGIALDQYKATDATDLTLRDGSVCADPKLASCKKGRPVFSDAHLLRALGIKPVDVRDVGPRR, from the coding sequence GTGTTAAGAATTGTTGCTCGATACTGTTGGGTACCGGTCGCGTGCATCGGTTTTGCCGTGATATTGCACGCCACAGGATGCGCAAGTGCCCCGCATGGGAAGAATCTCAAGGAGGGTTCACACTCGTTGTTCGTTGCCCCTGGGGGCAACGACGCGATCAGCGGTGAACGACGCGCCCCATTTGCCACGCTTCACGCCGCACTCGACTCCACACGCAAACTAGGCACGGAAAGGCCGCGCCGCATCATGCTGCTTCCCGGTGAGTACTTCCTGGACGCGCCTCTAACGCTGAACGCCGCGGATAGCGGGCTCACCATCGAGGCTTCCAAGCGCGGCGACGTGACGCTGTACGGTGGAAAGCCAATCGCAGGATGGGAACGCGACGGCGATCGCTTCTGGAGCGCAAAGGTATCCGATGCGCAGCGCGACGCCCGAATGCTTGTCGTGAATGGCCGCTTCTGCAAACGCGCGCGCCTGCCTGAGTCCGGATACTTCGAGCATCTTACGGTCTTTGACGTGCCGTGGATGAGTACAACCGGCGGCGGATGGAAACGCAAACCCACCCACGAAGAACTGACCACGCTCACATACAACCCCGCTGATTTGGGGGAGTGGCTGGACGTACGAAGCGCTGAGTTGACGGTCTACCACATGTGGGACGAATCGGTAGTCGGTGTTGCGGCCAATGACGCGCAAGCTCATACGCTGACCTTCAGCAATGAAGCCGGGCATCCTGCCGGGGCATTCGGGGTGAAAAAGTATGTTGTCTGGAATGTGCGAGAGGGCATGACCCAACCGGGTCAATGGTACCTTGACCGTGCCGCGGGAAGAGTCGTGTATTGGCCGCTTCCTGGCGAGGATATGGAAAGCGCGGCGGCGATTCTGCCGACGATGGAATCCATTGTCGTTCTTGACTCCAAGAATGGTCCGGTGAAGAACGTGACCTTGCGCGGGTTAAGACTCTCCGTGACCAATACACCACTCAAAGCGGGAGGATTCGGGGCATCCGCTTTTGCGGGCGCAATTCAGGTTGGCAAGTCAGAGAACTGCCGCATCGAAGATGTGGGCATAGCGAACGTGAACGGCCAGGGAATCCAGACGTGGGGGAGTGATGGGCTTCTCATTGCGCGGTGTCACGTGCACGATACGGGTGCGGGAGGCATTCGCGCAGGCGGAGGTGTCGAAGTAAGCGACTGCCATATTCATCACGTGGGACGTACCTATCCCAGCGGGATTGCGCTTTCCGGCAACGAGGCGGAAGGGAAGAGCGTGCGTTTCCTGCACAACCTGATTCACGATACGACGTACAGTGGGATCGTGTGCGGCGGTGACAATCACGTGATCGAAGGGAACCACATCCATCACGTGATGCAGGAACTACATGACGGGGCGGGCATCTACGTTGGTTTTGGCAAGGGCATGCGTTTGGCGGGCAATTGGATTCACGACATCGAATCTGAAGGTGGTTATGGCGCGTCCGCGTATTACCTGGACGAACAGGCCGAGAACTGCGTCGTAGAGGGCAATCTTTCGACGGATTGCGCGTGGCCGTCGCACAATCACATGGCGAAGAACAACACGATTCGCAACAATGTGTTCATCTGTAGCGGTGACGCGAAGTTAACATTTCCTCGTTCTTCGGGATTTACTTTTGAGCGCAATGTCGTTGTTGTGAAAGGGCGACTCACCGTAACGAATCCCAACGCGATAGTATCGATGCCGAACAACGTTTTCTATAGTGAAAAAGGAAAGGTGGAGGGGATAGCGCTTGACCAGTACAAAGCGACGGATGCCACCGATTTGACGTTACGTGACGGGTCGGTGTGCGCGGACCCGAAGCTGGCCTCGTGCAAGAAAGGTCGGCCAGTGTTTTCAGATGCGCACTTGTTGCGTGCTCTGGGTATCAAGCCGGTTGATGTGCGCGATGTGGGACCGAGGCGCTGA
- a CDS encoding FAD-dependent oxidoreductase, whose amino-acid sequence MESRSCDVIVVGATPGGIGAAVAAARLGHSVALFEYYGHVGGMSASGLGKSDVETAGAIGGLWDEFVGRVLAYYTKTYGADSEQVKACRGGYFYEPSVAERIFNEMLAEQPKIHVFLRHRLDSAARSGKRVKSVRVTNRETGEQVEFSGKVFIDATYEGDLAAFAGAEYRLGRESRDEFDEAHAGVIYMDHTTRALLPGTTGLGDDRLVAYTYRLCFSSDPANRVYPEVPPDYDRKRYLNYLLDLRLGRIKSALLALSIAPIPNQKYDVNMKPWPLGFPFAEENTGYPEASWAEREAIMQRIRNITLGLVYFLQNDPEVPEADREAARQYGFAKDEFTDNGSFPFQFYVREARRVVGEYTISERDLTYAPESFRAPVHADSICAGEFPIDSFPTRKYESGHEDALEGYILMLNRYTRPYQIPYRAIVPKKVDGLLAPVPASATHIAFSSVRLEPTWMCMGQAAGVAAHLAIKQRVQPRHIPVQELQDILLSQGQVITYFDDLPKDHPDFAAFQRLGTRGFFDSYQANPEGSFRYSDADVWARRVLKLAGGDPSIMLPEEPGECLSNPDLMRMMRVICDELRIGDDEVDALLNLIPDSQGTATRRVACVVFDGVLRAKKN is encoded by the coding sequence ATTGAATCGCGCTCGTGCGACGTAATCGTAGTCGGGGCGACTCCAGGTGGAATTGGAGCGGCGGTAGCGGCGGCGCGACTGGGGCACAGCGTTGCGCTTTTCGAGTACTACGGGCATGTGGGGGGTATGTCGGCGAGCGGACTCGGGAAGTCGGACGTCGAAACGGCGGGGGCCATTGGCGGTCTTTGGGATGAATTCGTGGGCCGCGTGCTCGCGTATTATACGAAGACCTATGGCGCGGATTCAGAGCAGGTGAAGGCATGCCGTGGCGGCTATTTTTATGAGCCTTCTGTTGCGGAGCGAATCTTCAACGAGATGCTGGCCGAGCAACCCAAGATACACGTATTCCTGCGGCATCGGTTGGATAGCGCGGCACGAAGCGGGAAGCGCGTGAAATCAGTGCGTGTGACCAATCGCGAAACTGGGGAACAAGTCGAGTTCTCAGGAAAGGTTTTCATCGACGCGACGTACGAAGGCGATCTGGCGGCGTTTGCGGGAGCCGAGTATCGTCTAGGGCGCGAAAGCCGCGACGAATTCGACGAGGCGCACGCAGGTGTGATTTACATGGATCACACGACTCGCGCCCTGCTTCCCGGAACTACGGGTCTTGGCGACGACCGTCTGGTCGCGTACACCTACCGGCTGTGTTTTAGCTCCGATCCAGCTAACCGGGTCTATCCGGAAGTGCCGCCCGATTACGACCGCAAACGTTACTTGAATTATCTGCTCGACCTGAGGCTGGGCCGCATCAAATCGGCACTGCTTGCGTTGTCCATCGCTCCAATTCCGAATCAGAAGTATGACGTGAACATGAAGCCTTGGCCATTGGGCTTCCCGTTTGCGGAGGAAAACACGGGATATCCGGAGGCATCGTGGGCGGAACGCGAAGCGATTATGCAGCGCATTCGCAATATCACCCTTGGACTCGTGTACTTTTTGCAGAACGACCCTGAAGTTCCCGAAGCTGACCGTGAGGCGGCGCGTCAGTATGGGTTCGCAAAAGACGAGTTTACGGATAACGGTAGTTTCCCGTTTCAGTTCTATGTGCGCGAGGCACGGCGCGTTGTGGGTGAATATACGATCAGTGAGCGCGACCTGACCTATGCACCCGAGTCCTTTCGCGCGCCGGTCCATGCCGATAGCATTTGCGCGGGTGAGTTTCCCATCGATTCGTTTCCCACGCGCAAGTACGAGAGTGGTCACGAAGACGCGCTTGAAGGATACATCCTCATGCTGAATCGGTACACGCGTCCCTATCAGATTCCCTATCGCGCGATAGTCCCGAAGAAGGTCGATGGCCTATTGGCGCCCGTTCCCGCATCCGCGACGCACATTGCTTTTTCGTCGGTTCGACTTGAGCCGACTTGGATGTGCATGGGGCAGGCGGCGGGAGTAGCCGCGCATCTCGCAATCAAACAGCGCGTGCAGCCGCGCCACATTCCCGTGCAGGAACTTCAGGATATCCTGTTGTCGCAAGGCCAGGTGATTACATATTTCGACGACTTACCGAAAGACCACCCTGACTTTGCCGCGTTTCAACGTCTGGGAACGAGGGGGTTCTTCGATAGTTATCAGGCGAACCCAGAGGGTTCATTTCGCTATAGCGACGCCGACGTATGGGCGCGGCGTGTGCTTAAACTTGCAGGTGGCGATCCTTCAATCATGCTTCCTGAAGAACCCGGCGAATGCCTCTCGAATCCCGATCTCATGAGAATGATGCGAGTCATTTGCGATGAATTGCGAATCGGTGACGACGAAGTAGATGCGCTTTTGAACCTCATACCCGACTCGCAGGGTACGGCCACACGGAGAGTCGCTTGCGTGGTTTTCGATGGAGTACTTCGCGCGAAGAAGAACTGA
- a CDS encoding glycosyltransferase, which produces MSENTPVVSVVVPIFNEEPNIRPLIERLTAALESSGRSYEILAVDDGSSDRSVEILREFRARDSRLRIIRLSRNFGQSPALFAGFANVRGQIVATIDADLQNPPEELPKLIAKIEEGYDFVIGWRQRRQDSVLRKLPSLLLNALVRRLTKAGFRDIGCSLKVFRREVTDRLAQFNHRSRYLPAEVAWLGVRTCEVEVAHSERAAGTSKYGVLRLFRTAFDLVTSITSAPLQFIGLVGWLFAIGGFALGARVVYIRIVDGDINQMGSVIAVLLFLQGVHLISMGLICEYISRIYIEVQNRPYYIIKDIIE; this is translated from the coding sequence ATGTCGGAAAACACGCCGGTAGTCTCGGTGGTGGTTCCCATATTTAATGAGGAACCGAATATTCGTCCTCTTATCGAGCGTCTCACGGCAGCTTTAGAATCGAGTGGGCGAAGCTACGAGATTCTTGCCGTCGACGATGGCAGTTCGGATCGTAGTGTTGAGATTCTCAGGGAATTTCGCGCCCGCGATTCACGGCTGCGCATTATCCGGTTGAGCCGGAACTTTGGTCAGAGCCCGGCCTTGTTTGCGGGCTTTGCCAATGTCCGAGGCCAGATTGTGGCTACAATCGACGCCGATCTGCAGAATCCTCCTGAAGAGTTGCCGAAACTGATCGCCAAGATTGAAGAGGGCTATGACTTTGTTATCGGGTGGCGTCAACGGAGGCAGGATTCAGTCCTGCGCAAATTGCCGTCGCTGCTTCTGAATGCGTTGGTGCGTCGCCTGACGAAAGCCGGGTTCCGAGACATCGGGTGTTCATTGAAGGTGTTTCGACGTGAAGTAACTGACCGTTTGGCCCAATTCAATCACCGTTCCCGCTACCTGCCGGCTGAAGTAGCCTGGCTTGGCGTACGGACGTGCGAGGTTGAAGTGGCGCATAGCGAGCGCGCGGCAGGCACAAGCAAGTATGGCGTACTTCGGCTCTTCCGTACCGCGTTCGACCTTGTTACGAGCATTACGTCCGCGCCACTGCAGTTCATAGGGTTGGTGGGCTGGTTGTTTGCCATAGGCGGATTTGCGCTGGGGGCCCGGGTGGTCTACATCCGTATCGTGGACGGTGACATTAACCAAATGGGATCGGTGATAGCCGTGTTGCTGTTCCTGCAAGGCGTCCACCTGATAAGTATGGGCCTGATTTGCGAGTACATCAGCCGAATCTATATTGAAGTCCAGAACCGCCCTTATTACATCATCAAGGATATCATCGAGTGA